In Mercurialis annua linkage group LG5, ddMerAnnu1.2, whole genome shotgun sequence, a single genomic region encodes these proteins:
- the LOC126681206 gene encoding mavicyanin translates to MTCKQRAVKMEYYKVLLVLVFVALSAKQCLAAQHIVGGSQGWEESTDFNSWASGQKFKVGDQLVFKYSPLHSVVELPSESAYKNCDIGTAVNTLSTGNDVVKLTKPGTHYFACGTMGHCEQGMKVKITTDSGTSASSSSDSSSSSSSPTTSMASRSFRPFALVVFVSLATVLIYIMF, encoded by the exons ATGACTTGCAAACAGAGAGCAGTGAAAATGGAGTACTACAAGGTTTTATTGGTGTTGGTTTTTGTAGCTTTGTCTGCTAAACAATGCTTGGCAGCTCAACACATTGTTGGGGGTAGCCAAGGTTGGGAAGAATCTACAGATTTTAATTCATGGGCTTCCGGTCAAAAGTTTAAGGTTGGAGATCAACTAG TTTTCAAGTATAGTCCACTCCACAGTGTTGTCGAACTCCCCAGTGAGAGTGCCTACAAAAACTGTGACATTGGAACGGCCGTAAACACCTTGAGCACTGGTAATGATGTAGTCAAATTGACCAAACCCGGCACACATTACTTTGCCTGTGGTACTATGGGCCATTGTGAACAAGGCATGAAGGTAAAGATTACTACAGATTCAGGAACTTCGGCGTCTTCTTCTTCCGACTCGTCGTCATCTTCCTCATCTCCAACGACTTCTATGGCTTCTCGTTCCTTCCGGCCTTTTGCTTtagttgtttttgtttcgttagCTACCGTGTTGATTTACATCATGTTTTGA